GTTTCAACAGGGTAAGAAATCTCCTCACTTAATAAAATATCTTCAAATAAATTGGCTAATATGTATTCATCAATACTTTGAAATAAACTTAAAAATGTTTTTTTGTTCATAAATCCTCCATTGGTTATATAGGTACTCTTCAGTTGATTTTATAAGATATGTGTGATAAAATCAAATAGATTTATCTGAAAAAGGGAGATGAAGTAATAAATGGTGGAAAAGAAGTATATTGCCCCTAATGCAATAACGGCAGCCAATATGTTCTTAGGATACTTAAGTATAACAGCTTCAATTAATGGAGACTTTACTAAGGCAGTTTGGTTTGTTATTTTAGCAATGGTGTGTGATGGATTAGACGGAAAAACAGCAAGAAAGTTAGACGCATTTAGCGAATTTGGAAAGGAATTCGATTCCTTTTGCGATGCAATATCCTTTGGTTTAGCCCCAGCTATATTGGTATATTCAGTTTTAAAAAATAATATGGATGTAACTTCATTTATAATACCAGTATCATTTATATACGCTTTATGTGGTGTAATGAGACTTGTAAAGTTTAATATAGTAACAGTTGCTTCAAGTGAAAAAGACGATTTCAGTGGAATGCCAATTCCTTCAGGAGCAGCCATAGTATGTGGATACTATATGATTTCATATTATATGAATACAAATTTTGGGATTAATATTTTTTCAACAGAGTTATTCATGGGAATAACTGTTATAGCTGCGATTTTAATGGTAAGTACAGTACCATTCCAAACTCCAGATAAAAGTTTTAATTTTATTCCTAAAAAACTAATGATACCTTTTGTAATTTTAGTAATAGCAACATTAAAATATAGTTTATTTATATTTACTTGTTTCTATGTATTGAAAAATGTATTTAAATTTTTCTCAGGAAGATTACAAGGAAACTAATCAACATATTAATAATGTAAAAAATATACCCGATAACCCTTCATAAAACGTAAGGATAGTCGGGTATTTTATTTGATAAAAAAAGTAAATTTATGATATAATTCTATACAAGGAGCAGGAATATGAGTATATTAGACAAATTAAATATAGAACAAAAAAAAGCGGCAGAAACTTTAGAGGGACCTCTATTGATACTTGCAGGAGCGGGTTCTGGAAAAACAAGAACAATAACATATAGAATTGCATATATGATAGAAGAGGTTGGAATATCTCCTTATAAGATTTTGGCTATGACCTTTACAAATAAAGCTGCAAAGGAAATGAGAGAAAGAGTTGAATCTTTAATTGGAGATGAAGGGAAGAAAACAATGATTTCAACTTTCCACTCTTTTGGAGTAAGACTGTTAAGAATATATGGAGATAAATTAGGGTATAATTCGAATTTTACAATTTATGATGGAGATGACCAAAAAAAAGTTATTAAAACTATTTTAAAAGAATTAGTTGTAACAGATAAAGGTTTGACTGAGGCAATGATAGCATCTAGAATTTCAAAATTAAAAGAGGATGGAATAACTCCTGGTGAATATGAAATAAAAAATAAATTTGATAATAATTTTAAAATAGTTTCTGAAGTTTATAAAAGATACAATGTAGCATTAAAAAATAATAATGGAATGGATTTTTCAGATATTTTAGTAAATACTTTAGAGCTTTTAAATAAGCAGGAAATATTGGAAAAATTACAGGATAAATTTCAATATATAATGGTAGATGAATATCAAGATACAAATAATATTCAGTATCAAATTATAAATAAGTTAGCAGCAAAATATAAAAATCTATGTGTAGTTGGAGATGAAAATCAAAGTATTTATGGATTTAGAGGAGCTAATATAAAGAATATTTTAGATTTTGAAAAGGATTATCCCAATGCAAAAATTATAAAATTAGAAGAAAATTATCGTTCTACAGCTTGTATATTAGATGCGGCAAATGCAGTTATAAAAAACAATGCAAGTTCTAGGGATAAAAAACTTTGGACTCAAAAATGTAAGGGAGATTTAATTAATCTTAAAAATTGTCAAGATGGTAGAGATGAGGTTAATTTTGTTTTAGAGGAAATTATAAAGGAAAAAAAAGCTGGAAGAAGTTATAAAGACTTTACAATTTTATATAGAACAAATGCACAATCTAGACTTTTTGAAGAGGGCCTTTTAAAATTTAATATACCATATAAAATTTTTGGTGGAATGCAATTTTATCAAAGAGCGGAAATTAAAGATATTTTAGCATATTTATCTGTTATAAATAATTATTTAGATAATGTAAACTTAACTAGAATTATAAATGTTCCAAAGAGAAAAATAGGAGATAAGACCTTAGAAAAAATACTTAATTACAGTAAAGAAAAGGGTATATCTTTATATGAGGCTTTGGGAGAATTGGAAAATATAGGACTAACACCTAGTGTAAAAATAGCTTTAGGAGAATTTTATACTTTAATGGAAGAATTAAGAGAAATCTCCTTAGAGGGAAGTGTATCAGAGTTATTTGATAAATTAATAAGTGGAGTAGGATATTTTTCTTATTTAAGAAACTTATATGGTTTAGAGGGAGACAGTAGAATCGAAAACGTAGAAGAACTTAAAAATTCTATAGTTGAATTGGAAAAAATGGTAGAGTATCTATCTCTAAGAGAATATTTAGAAAATGTATCTTTAGTAAGTGCAACAGATGAACTTGATGGAGAAAGAGACTATGTAAAATTAATGACAATTCATAACTCGAAAGGATTAGAGTTTCCTGTAGTATTTTTAGTTGGAACTGAAGATGAAATTTTCCCAGGAACGACAAAGGTAATGTTGAATAGAGAAGAATTAGAAGAGGAAAGAAGACTTTGCTATGTTGCCATTACAAGGGCAGAGGAAAAGTTATATATATCCTATGCAAATAGTAGATATTTATATGGTGATATGTCCTATAGAACAAAATCAAGATTTATAGAAGAGATTCCTATGGAATTATTAAATGAAGAAAGAAAAAAAATAGTAGAAAAACAATCACCAGTTAAAGGATTTAAGAATTTTATAAAAATAGATAAGATCCAAGAGTTGAATTTACCATATAAAATTGGAGAAAAGATTATTCATAAAAAATTCGGTTTAGGAAAAATTGTAGGAATTAATGAGAAAAAAATAGAAATACAATTTGTAGATGGAAAAAGAGAAATAGCCTTAGCTCTTGCGGATAAATTTATAACAAAGGATATTTAAGGAGGATACTTTTTTGAAAAGAGTAACAATAAAAGAACCATTAACATATGAAGGAATTGGACTTCATAAGGGGGAAAAAATAAGTTTAAAACTTATACCAAGTGAAAACACTGGGATTATTTTTAAAAGAGTTGATTTAGAAGAGGGTAAAAATGAAATAGTTTTAGATATTAAAAATACCTTTGATTTAACAAGAGGGACTAATTTAAAAAATGAATATGGAGCAGCTGTTTACACAATAGAACATTTTTTATCAGCTTTATATATGTTAAACATAACAGATTTAATTGTTGAGTTAAATGGAAATGAATTACCTATTTGTGATGGAAGTGCAAAGACATTTATAGAAATAATAGAAAAAATTGGACTTAAAGAACTTTCACAAAGTGTAGAACCGATAGTTATAAGAACACCAGTTTCAATAACTAAGGGAGATAAACATATAGTTGCACTACCATATGATGGATATAAATTAACTTATTCTATTAGATTTGACCATAGTTTTTTAAAATCTCAAATGGCAGAATATGAAATAAATTTAGAAACTTATAAAAAAGAGATCAGTGGAGCAAGAACATTTGGATTTGATTATGAAATAGAATATTTAAAAAAGAATAACTTAGCCTTAGGAGGAACTTTAGATAATGCTATAGTTATTACTAAGGATGGAGTTTTAAATCCAGATGGGTTAAGATATGAAGATGAATTTGTAAGACATAAAATGTTAGATTTAATTGGAGATTTAAAGATTTTAAATAGACCTATTAAGGGGCATATAATAGCAATAAAAGCTGGTCATGCTTTGGATATAGAGTTTGCAGAAATCTTATCAAATATATAATTTTTAATTAGGAGGAACAAACCATGGTTTTAGACGTATTAGAAATAATGAAAAGAATTCCACACAGATATCCATTTTTATTAGTAGATAGAATTTTAGAGATGGACACAGAAAATTTAACAATTAAAGGATTAAAAAATGTAACTGCAAATGAAGAGTTTTTCCAAGGACATTTTCCAGGACACCCTATAATGCCTGGAGTATTAATTGTTGAAGGAATTGCACAGTGTTTAGGTGTACTAGTAATGGATGACGCAGGAGAAAAAGTTCCATACTTTGCAGCTATTGAAAATGTAAAATTTAAGGCCCCTGTAAGACCAGGAGATCAGTTAATATATGAAGTTAAAGTAGATAAAATAAGAAGAAATATAGTAAAGGCAACAGGTGTGGCTAAAGTTGATGATAAAATTGTAACAGAGGTTGCATTCACATTTACTATTATGGATAAATAATGGGAGGAATCAAGTTGGTTGAGATTCATAATACTGCTATAGTTGAGGAAGGAGCTATACTTGAAGAGGGAGTAAAAATAGGCCCTTTTTGTATAGTGGGAAAAGATGTAAAAATAGGAAAAAATACGGTTCTACAATCTCATGTTGTAGTTGAAGGGATTACAGAGATTGGAGAAAATAATACTATCTATTCCTTTGTATCTATCGGAAAAGCCTCTCAAGATTTAAAATATAAGGGAGAACCAACAAAGACAATAATTGGAAATAATAATAGTATAAGAGAATTTGTAACTATTCATAGAGGTACAGATGATAAGTGGGAAACAAGAGTTGGAAGTAATAATCTTTTAATGGCTTATGTCCATGTGGCTCACGATGTTGTAGTAGGAGATAATTGTATTTTAGCAAATGGAGTTACTCTTGCAGGACATGTGACAGTAGATAGTAATGCTATTATAGGAGGATTAACTCCTGTTCATCAATTTTGTAGAATAGGATCATATGTTATGATCGGTGGAGGAAGTGCTGTAAATCAAGATATTTGTCCCTTTGTAATGGCGGAGGGAAATAAAGCTGAAGTTAGAGGACTAAATTCAGTTGGTCTTAGAAGAAGAGGATTTTCAGATGAGGAACTTTCTAATCTAAAAAAAGCTTATAGATTATTATTTAGAAAAGGATTACCTTTAAAGGAAGCTTTAAATGAATTAGACACTGATTTTTCAGGAGATAAAAATATAGAATATCTAGTTGATTTCATAAGAAATAGTACTAGGGGGATAACTAGATAATGAAAAAAATAGGGATAATAGTGGGCAACGGAATGTTGCCCTTATATTTCATAGAAGAAGCTGAAAATAAAGGGATTGAAACTTTTCCAATAGGTCTTTTAGATAGTGTAGAGGATAAAATAAAAAAACATAAAAATTATAAAAACTTTAATATTGGAGAAATCGGGAGTATAATAAAATATTTGCTTTTAAATGATATAAAAGAAATAGTTATGCTAGGTAAGATTGAAAAGGATGTAATTTTTAAAGAAATGAATTTAGATTATTTCGGAGAGGAACTTTTAAAAAGACTTCCAGATAGGAAGGATGAAACTCTCCTTTTTGGTGTTATCTCTTTTTTAAGATTAAATAAGATAAAAGTTTTACCTCAAAATTTTCTTTTGAAAAATTTTATGTTTCAAGAAAAAGTTTATACGAAAAGATGCCCAAGTAAAGAGGATATGGAAACTATTAAAATAGGGATAGAAGCTGCAAAGGCTCTTTCAAAAGTAGATGCAGGACAAACAGTTGTTTGCAAAGATTCTTCAGTAGTTGCCCTAGAGGGAATAGAAGGAACAGATAAAACTATTTTAAGAGGTGGAACTTTAGCAGGAGAAGATTGTATAATTGTAAAAATGTCTAGACCACAACAGGATATGAGAGTAGATATTCCAGCTGTAGGAATAGAAACAGTGAAAAAAGCTGTGGAGATAAGAGCAAAGGGGATAGTAGCCGAAGGAAATAAAATGTTATTTCTAGATTCAAAGGAAGCTATTGACCTAGCAAATAAAAATAATATATTTATTATTGGAGTGAAAATATGAAAATATTTGTATCAACGGGGGAAGCCTCAGGGGATTTGCATTTATCCTATTTAGCTAAAAATATATTTAAAATAGATAAAAATATAAAAATATATGGAGTGGCTGGAGAACACAGTAAAAAAGAGGGAGTAGAAGTAATTCAAGATATAAATGAACTTGCTATTATGGGATTTACAGAAGCCTTAAAAAAATATTCCTATTTAAAGAAAAAAGCTTATGAATATTTGGAATTTATAAAAAAAAATCAAATAGAAAAGGTTTTATTAGTAGATTATGGAGGATTTAATTTAAAGTTTTTAGAGCTTTTAAAAAAGGAAACTCCAGAAGTAGAAGTTTTTTATTATATTCCACCAAAACTTTGGATTTGGGGAGAAAAAAGAATAGAAAAATTAAAGTTAGCAGATCATATTATGGTAATTTTTCCTTGGGAAGTTGATTTTTATAAAAAACATGGAGTAGAAGCAGTTTATTATGGAAATCCTTTATGTGAAAAATATTCAGAAGTATTAAGAGAAAATAATAAAATTTTATTATTACCAGGAAGTAGAAAGCAAGAGATAAAATCTCTTATGCCTGAGATATTAAAAGTTGTAAAAAAGGAAAAAACAGAAAAATTTATATTGAAATTATCTAGAGAAAGTCATTTAAATTGGATAGAAGATGATTTAAATAAATATGAAAATCTAGAAATAATACTAGATAAAACTTTAGAAGAGTGTGTTAAAGAAAGTAAAATAGCTATAGCAGCTTCAGGAACAGTGACTTTAGAACTGGCCCTAATGGGACTTCCAACCATAGTAATTTATAAAACTAATTTTATAAATTATTTTATAGCTAAGTATATTTTAAAGGTAGGGTATGTATCTTTACCTAATTTAACTATAAATGATGAAGTTTTCCCTGAACTTTTACAAAAAGATTGTACAGGGGAAAAAATAGAAAAAAGTATGAAAGAGATATTAGGAAAAAAACAGGAAGTAAAAGAAAAATTGGATTTAGTAAGGAGAAAACTTTCTGGAGAAAATATCACAAAGGATTATGCTAATTTTTTATTGAAAGGAATTAAATAATGAAAGATAAAGTGAATGAAGGTATACTTAGGATATTTAAGAATAAATCTTTAAATACTTTCCTAAAGTATAGTTTAAAATATAAGGGGTGGATGATAGGAGTTGTTTTAATGTCTACTATAACATCTCTTATGAGTGCTGTTCCTGCTTGGTTAAGTAAATACTTAATAGATGATGTATTAGTCTCGAAAAGTTCAAAGGCTATGATATTAGTTATAGCAGGAATATTTATTTCAACGGTAATAAAAGTTGTAACAGGTTATTATGCAGATATATCTTCAGGATTTGTAACTGAAAAAATTAGAAGAGATATTAAAATACAGGTATTTACCCATTTACAACATTTACCTATTTCTTTTTATAAAAGAAATAAATTAGGGGATATAATGGCTAGACTTTCTGGAGATTCATCAACTTTAGGAAGAATAGGATTTATGTTATTTGATATGTTAAAGGAATTTTTAACAGTTATAGCTCTTTTATTTAGAATGTTTCAAGTGGACTTTATGTTGGCTTTAGTATCCTTAACAGTATTACCTGCAATATTTTCTGTGGTAAAGAAATTTACTAAAAAGATTAGAAAAAGTGGTAGAGTAAGACAGGATACAACAGGAAATGTAACAGCATTTATGCAAGAATCTCTATCGGGAATAAATGTTATTAAGGCTTTTAATAACTCAGAAGTTATGATAGAAAAATATGAGGACATAACTCAAGATGAATTTAATAAAATATTTAAAACTACAAAAATTAAAGCTAAAATTTCACCAATAAATGAACTTTTAGCAACATTAATGATATTAATTGTAGCTTCTTATGGTGGATATCAAATTATAGTAACTGGAAATATGACAGCGGGAGATTTAGTATCTTTTGTTACAGCGGTAGGGCTTATGCAACAGCCTTTAAAAAGGTTAATAAAACGTAACTCAGAACTACAAGAAGCTCTTCCTTCAGCTGATAGAGTTATTGAAATTTTAGATGAAAAAGAGGAAATAGAATATATAGGTGAAGCAAAAAAAACTATGTTTGAAAAAATACATGATATCACTTTTGAAAATGTTGATTTTATGTATGATGATGGGCAACAAAAAGTTTTAAAGAACTTTAATTTAAATGTAAAAGCTGGAGAAGTTGTAGCCTTAGTAGGACAAAGTGGAAGTGGAAAAACTACCTTAGTAAACTTAATTCCTAGATTTTATGATATAACAGAGGGAAGTATAAGATTAGATGGAATAGATATTAGAGAGTTTGCTTTAAGTGAATATAGAAATAAAATAGGAATAGTACCACAGGAAACATTTTTATTTAGTGGAACTATTGGAGAAAATATTGCCTTTGGTAAGGAAAATGTAACTTTAGATGAAATTCATGAAGCTGCAAGAATGGC
This genomic stretch from Cetobacterium ceti harbors:
- the pssA gene encoding CDP-diacylglycerol--serine O-phosphatidyltransferase — translated: MVEKKYIAPNAITAANMFLGYLSITASINGDFTKAVWFVILAMVCDGLDGKTARKLDAFSEFGKEFDSFCDAISFGLAPAILVYSVLKNNMDVTSFIIPVSFIYALCGVMRLVKFNIVTVASSEKDDFSGMPIPSGAAIVCGYYMISYYMNTNFGINIFSTELFMGITVIAAILMVSTVPFQTPDKSFNFIPKKLMIPFVILVIATLKYSLFIFTCFYVLKNVFKFFSGRLQGN
- a CDS encoding ATP-dependent helicase; this translates as MSILDKLNIEQKKAAETLEGPLLILAGAGSGKTRTITYRIAYMIEEVGISPYKILAMTFTNKAAKEMRERVESLIGDEGKKTMISTFHSFGVRLLRIYGDKLGYNSNFTIYDGDDQKKVIKTILKELVVTDKGLTEAMIASRISKLKEDGITPGEYEIKNKFDNNFKIVSEVYKRYNVALKNNNGMDFSDILVNTLELLNKQEILEKLQDKFQYIMVDEYQDTNNIQYQIINKLAAKYKNLCVVGDENQSIYGFRGANIKNILDFEKDYPNAKIIKLEENYRSTACILDAANAVIKNNASSRDKKLWTQKCKGDLINLKNCQDGRDEVNFVLEEIIKEKKAGRSYKDFTILYRTNAQSRLFEEGLLKFNIPYKIFGGMQFYQRAEIKDILAYLSVINNYLDNVNLTRIINVPKRKIGDKTLEKILNYSKEKGISLYEALGELENIGLTPSVKIALGEFYTLMEELREISLEGSVSELFDKLISGVGYFSYLRNLYGLEGDSRIENVEELKNSIVELEKMVEYLSLREYLENVSLVSATDELDGERDYVKLMTIHNSKGLEFPVVFLVGTEDEIFPGTTKVMLNREELEEERRLCYVAITRAEEKLYISYANSRYLYGDMSYRTKSRFIEEIPMELLNEERKKIVEKQSPVKGFKNFIKIDKIQELNLPYKIGEKIIHKKFGLGKIVGINEKKIEIQFVDGKREIALALADKFITKDI
- the lpxC gene encoding UDP-3-O-acyl-N-acetylglucosamine deacetylase; this encodes MKRVTIKEPLTYEGIGLHKGEKISLKLIPSENTGIIFKRVDLEEGKNEIVLDIKNTFDLTRGTNLKNEYGAAVYTIEHFLSALYMLNITDLIVELNGNELPICDGSAKTFIEIIEKIGLKELSQSVEPIVIRTPVSITKGDKHIVALPYDGYKLTYSIRFDHSFLKSQMAEYEINLETYKKEISGARTFGFDYEIEYLKKNNLALGGTLDNAIVITKDGVLNPDGLRYEDEFVRHKMLDLIGDLKILNRPIKGHIIAIKAGHALDIEFAEILSNI
- the fabZ gene encoding 3-hydroxyacyl-ACP dehydratase FabZ, translated to MVLDVLEIMKRIPHRYPFLLVDRILEMDTENLTIKGLKNVTANEEFFQGHFPGHPIMPGVLIVEGIAQCLGVLVMDDAGEKVPYFAAIENVKFKAPVRPGDQLIYEVKVDKIRRNIVKATGVAKVDDKIVTEVAFTFTIMDK
- the lpxA gene encoding acyl-ACP--UDP-N-acetylglucosamine O-acyltransferase, which produces MVEIHNTAIVEEGAILEEGVKIGPFCIVGKDVKIGKNTVLQSHVVVEGITEIGENNTIYSFVSIGKASQDLKYKGEPTKTIIGNNNSIREFVTIHRGTDDKWETRVGSNNLLMAYVHVAHDVVVGDNCILANGVTLAGHVTVDSNAIIGGLTPVHQFCRIGSYVMIGGGSAVNQDICPFVMAEGNKAEVRGLNSVGLRRRGFSDEELSNLKKAYRLLFRKGLPLKEALNELDTDFSGDKNIEYLVDFIRNSTRGITR
- a CDS encoding LpxI family protein; amino-acid sequence: MKKIGIIVGNGMLPLYFIEEAENKGIETFPIGLLDSVEDKIKKHKNYKNFNIGEIGSIIKYLLLNDIKEIVMLGKIEKDVIFKEMNLDYFGEELLKRLPDRKDETLLFGVISFLRLNKIKVLPQNFLLKNFMFQEKVYTKRCPSKEDMETIKIGIEAAKALSKVDAGQTVVCKDSSVVALEGIEGTDKTILRGGTLAGEDCIIVKMSRPQQDMRVDIPAVGIETVKKAVEIRAKGIVAEGNKMLFLDSKEAIDLANKNNIFIIGVKI
- the lpxB gene encoding lipid-A-disaccharide synthase, with product MKIFVSTGEASGDLHLSYLAKNIFKIDKNIKIYGVAGEHSKKEGVEVIQDINELAIMGFTEALKKYSYLKKKAYEYLEFIKKNQIEKVLLVDYGGFNLKFLELLKKETPEVEVFYYIPPKLWIWGEKRIEKLKLADHIMVIFPWEVDFYKKHGVEAVYYGNPLCEKYSEVLRENNKILLLPGSRKQEIKSLMPEILKVVKKEKTEKFILKLSRESHLNWIEDDLNKYENLEIILDKTLEECVKESKIAIAASGTVTLELALMGLPTIVIYKTNFINYFIAKYILKVGYVSLPNLTINDEVFPELLQKDCTGEKIEKSMKEILGKKQEVKEKLDLVRRKLSGENITKDYANFLLKGIK
- a CDS encoding ABC transporter ATP-binding protein — its product is MKDKVNEGILRIFKNKSLNTFLKYSLKYKGWMIGVVLMSTITSLMSAVPAWLSKYLIDDVLVSKSSKAMILVIAGIFISTVIKVVTGYYADISSGFVTEKIRRDIKIQVFTHLQHLPISFYKRNKLGDIMARLSGDSSTLGRIGFMLFDMLKEFLTVIALLFRMFQVDFMLALVSLTVLPAIFSVVKKFTKKIRKSGRVRQDTTGNVTAFMQESLSGINVIKAFNNSEVMIEKYEDITQDEFNKIFKTTKIKAKISPINELLATLMILIVASYGGYQIIVTGNMTAGDLVSFVTAVGLMQQPLKRLIKRNSELQEALPSADRVIEILDEKEEIEYIGEAKKTMFEKIHDITFENVDFMYDDGQQKVLKNFNLNVKAGEVVALVGQSGSGKTTLVNLIPRFYDITEGSIRLDGIDIREFALSEYRNKIGIVPQETFLFSGTIGENIAFGKENVTLDEIHEAARMANAYNFINELPDGFDTEVGERGVLLSGGQKQRIAIARALIQNPDIMILDEATSALDTESERLVQEALDKLMIGRTTFVIAHRLSTIINADKIVVMKHGEIKEVGTHHELLKRKGLYKQLYEIQFGEQ